A part of Anopheles stephensi strain Indian unplaced genomic scaffold, UCI_ANSTEP_V1.0 ucontig290, whole genome shotgun sequence genomic DNA contains:
- the LOC118516420 gene encoding dolichyl-diphosphooligosaccharide--protein glycosyltransferase 48 kDa subunit-like has product MACQDGLERLKNRRNCANMSNRSVVGITGFLLFALFISTPTVAVAEPGETLVLLDNLAIRETHSIFFKSLQERGYKLTYKLADDAGLVLSKYGEFLYQHLILFAPSVEEFGGSLSVEAITEFIDNGGNVLVAGSTTSGDPLRELASECGFEVDEEKAAVIDHLNYDVSDAGDHTTIVASPDNLIDSSIIVGSRSSVAPLLYRGTGLLADRENPLVLQLLTADSSAYSYVPDAPIKEYPHAVGKGTLLIAALQARNNARVVFSGSLFFFSDEAFLSPVQRAQAGGKHYARSGNQDVAMAISKWVFGENGVIRARSVSHHKEGESQPPSSYTVTDPVVYTIEIETRASDGQWKAFEASDVQLEFVRIDPFVRTTLVPVGGGKYEARFRIPDVYGVYQFKVNYDRIGYTHLYSTTQVSVRPLTHTQYERFIPSAYPYYASAFSMVVGMFLFSFLFLHFKDDGSKPTVRPANEKKAQ; this is encoded by the coding sequence ATGGCGTGTCAAGATGGGCTGGAGAGATTAAAAAATCGAAGAAATTGTGCCAACATGTCGAACCGGTCGGTCGTCGGAATTACAGgatttttgctgtttgccCTGTTTATCAGCACCCCCACGGTGGCGGTAGCGGAACCGGGTGAAACGTTGGTGCTGCTGGACAACTTGGCCATCCGGGAAACCCATTCCATCTTCTTCAAATCGCTCCAGGAACGTGGGTACAAGCTCACCTACAAGCTAGCCGATGACGCCGGGCTTGTTCTGTCGAAGTATGGTGAGTTTCTGTACCAGCATCTCATCCTGTTTGCCCCGTCCGTGGAGGAGTTTGGTGGTTCGCTGAGCGTGGAAGCAATTACGGAGTTTATCGACAATGGAGGCAATGTGCTGGTGGCCGGAAGTACCACGTCGGGTGATCCGCTGCGTGAGCTTGCCTCCGAGTGTGGGTTCGAGGTGGACGAGGAGAAGGCGGCCGTTATCGATCATCTGAACTATGACGTGTCCGATGCCGGTGATCACACGACGATTGTAGCTTCACCTGACAATCTCATCGATTCGAGCATCATCGTTGGAAGCCGTTCGTCCGTCGCTCCGCTGCTGTACCGTGGAACCGGTCTGTTGGCCGACCGTGAAAATCCACTCGTGCTACAGCTCCTGACGGCGGACAGTTCCGCGTACAGCTATGTGCCGGATGCACCCATCAAGGAGTACCCGCATGCGGTTGGCAAGGGAACGCTTCTGATTGCGGCTCTGCAGGCACGTAACAACGCTCGCGTTGTGTTTTCCGGCTCATTGTTCTTCTTCTCGGATGAGGCGTTCCTGTCGCCGGTGCAGCGTGCACAGGCCGGCGGTAAACATTACGCCCGTTCCGGAAATCAGGATGTCGCGATGGCCATTAGCAAGTGGGTGTTTGGAGAGAACGGAGTGATCCGGGCTCGGTCGGTGAGCCACCACAAGGAGGGCGAATCGCAGCCACCGTCCTCGTACACCGTGACCGATCCGGTGGTTTACACGATCGAGATCGAAACGCGTGCTAGCGATGGCCAGTGGAAGGCATTTGAGGCGTCAGATGTGCAGCTGGAGTTTGTGCGAATTGATCCGTTTGTGCGCACGACGCTGGTACCGGTTGGAGGTGGCAAATACGAGGCCCGCTTCCGCATCCCGGACGTGTATGGAGTGTACCAGTTCAAGGTGAACTATGACCGTATCGGTTATACGCACCTGTACTCCACAACACAGGTGTCGGTGCGTCCGCTAACGCACACACAGTACGAACGGTTCATCCCGAGCGCCTACCCGTACTATGCGAGCGCCTTCTCGATGGTGGTCGGCATGTTCCTGTTCTCGTTCCTGTTCCTGCACTTCAAGGACGATGGAAGCAAGCCAACCGTCCGTCCAGCGAACGAAAAGAAGGCACAATAA
- the LOC118516419 gene encoding inversin-A-like, giving the protein MFTEKIFDNLGVDMITSNDSEESMEKFAGSIGSSKYQSVITDLGKALLQAARTGNTPKVLDLMGRGAPFTADWLGTTPLHLAARFNHIETCRALLRAGISKDSKTKVDRTPLHMAAYHGNIEIVELLLSNKCEVDAKDLLKMTPLHWAVEKRHDKVVEMLLQHGADPNALSKFDKSPIVLAKTSKQMELVRILKLANELRAASNEQVGVKEATDSLMHELQQHKERHLDGQSAMGNENDEIEDNITMELSNDSNTNLSDHSDHEHHQHPLDDTYHLIEKEDSLSDAIANLEQSTEADPKNLDSSTLQMLKEHGIAFMPADEGGSVITSAIKSGRKIVLSEAGKYALKETRNLHTQQQQQQQHQQQHQQQQQQHHHLQKQTFHPTTSIHGANITHTKTKTIKIIKKQSSSSHLHHSHLHHHVHQSGTTGATPTIKTNKVIKILSPEEFKQICGGEVGGIKRVSSSEYKKAVASSSVRVPIGGRSHMIPSSGGSMGPKPISKIVMTKSGQRFPVVGNAAKTVGDFVQTKMGVSSSGSSGVGMANGLSASGHNRHIITSADGVKRIRTAAGMEIISALPTKLPQDTVVSVESSPAPRVGAVIHRVASLANTSSVPSKAISSAAKTASGNLVVDAHDRQLLELKKLIDDLRKQFELSQKQNEEYRARVDKLEKEVQTLKQQQQRSGDGAATGASLVEIL; this is encoded by the exons ATGTTTACGGAGAAGATTTTTGACAATCTCGGCGTGGATATGATAACCAGCAATGATTCGGAAGAATCGATGGAGAAGTTTGCGGGCAGCATCGGCAGCAGT AAGTATCAGTCGGTGATAACGGATCTCGGGAAGGCTTTGCTGCAGGCGGCCCGTACTGGCAACACACCGAAGGTGCTTGATTTGATGGGCCGTGGTGCACCGTTTACTGCGGACTGG CTGGGCACTACACCACTGCATTTGGCGGCACGATTCAACCACATCGAAACATGCAGAGCACTACTGCGGGCCGGCATAAGCAAGGATTCAAAAACCAAGGTTGACCGAACGCCTTTGCATATGGCCGCTTACCATGGTAACATCGAGATCGTGGAACTGTTGCTAAGCAACAAATGTGAAGTCGATGCAAAGGATTTG ttAAAAATGACTCCTCTACATTGGGCGGTGGAAAAGCGGCACGACAAGGTGGTAGAAATGTTGCTACAGCACGGTGCGGATCCGAACGCGCTCTCCAAGTTTGACAAATCTCCAATAGTGCTCGCCAAAACCTCCAAACAGATGGAACTGGTGCGGATACTGAAGTTGGCGAACGAGTTACGGGCTGCCAGCAACGAGCAAGTGGGG GTGAAAGAGGCAACGGATAGCCTTATGCACGAACTGCAACAACACAAGGAACGGCATCTGGATGGCCAGAGCGCGATGGGCAACGAAAACGACGAGATAGAGGATAACATTACGATGGAACTGAGTAACGATAGTAACACCAACCTGTCCGACCACTCCGATCACgaacaccaccagcaccccCTGGACGATACGTACCACCTCATCGAGAAGGAGGACAGTCTGAGCGATGCCATAGCAAACCTGGAGCAGAGTACGGAGGCTGATCCGAAAAATCTCGACTCGTCCACATTGCAGATGCTCAAGGAGCACGGGATCGCCTTTATGCCGGCGGACGAAGGTGGTAGCGTGATAACGTCCGCCATCAAGAGCGGCCGGAAAATCGTCCTTTCCGAGGCGGGCAAGTACGCGCTGAAGGAGACGAGAAATCTTCACactcaacaacagcagcaacagcagcatcagcagcagcatcaacagcagcagcaacaacaccaccacctacAAAAGCAAACGTTTCATCCAACCACGTCCATCCATGGCGCCAACATCACGCACACGAAAACGAAGACAatcaaaattatcaaaaaGCAATCGTCCTCATCGCACCTGCACCATTCGCACCTTCACCATCACGTGCATCAGTCCGGCACGACCGGTGCCACACCGACGATAAAGACGAACAAGGTGATCAAGATCCTTTCCCCGGAAGAGTTTAAACAGATTTGTGGCGGTGAGGTCGGTGGCATTAAGCGAGTGTCTTCGTCCGAGTACAAGAAAGCGGTAGCGTCCAGCTCTGTGAG AGTTCCTATCGGTGGTCGTTCCCATATGATACCGTCGTCCGGTGGTAGCATGGGCCCGAAACCTATCAGCAAAATCGTTATGACAAAATCCGGCCAACGGTTTCCGGTCGTGGGGAATGCGGCGAAAACGGTCGGTGACTTTGTGCAGACCAAAATGGGTGTTAGCAGCAGCGGTAGCAGCGGGGTCGGCATGGCGAACGGACTGTCGGCGAGCGGCCACAACCGGCACATCATCACCTCGGCCGATGGTGTGAAACGAATCCGGACGGCAGCCGGTATGGAAATCATTTCCGCCCTACCGACCAAGCTGCCCCAGGATACGGTGGTGTCCGTTGAATCGTCCCCGGCGCCTCGGGTAGGTGCCGTAATTCATCGTGTCGCATCGCTAGCCAATACCAGCTCCGTCCCATCCAAGGCTATCTCCTCCGCTGCGAAGACCGCGAGCGGGAACCTAGTGGTCGACGCACACGACCGGCAGCTGCTCGAGCTGAAAAAGCTTATCGACGACCTGCGGAAACAGTTCGAACTGTCGCAGAAACAGAACGAGGAGTATCGGGCCCGGGTGGATAAGCTCGAGAAGGAGGTGCAAAcgctgaagcagcagcagcagcgttccgGTGACGGTGCGGCGACCGGGGCCAGCTTAGTCGAGATCCTGTAG
- the LOC118516421 gene encoding collagenase-like, translating into MQSVSVALLLVASVSLAQAAPGLRVVNGEAATLGQFPYQVRLTLNVGNGQRALCGGSLLNEEWVLTAGHCVQLAKSVEVHLGTVEFDGGLVLESTEFFKHEKYNPLFVANDVALVKLPQKVEFNENVQPVRLPTGNDDFAGESVVVSGWGLMETGGPVSQDLQYATLKVITNAECQKTFSPLVVRKTTLCARGDEKESPCNGDSGGPLVLAEDKTLVGVVSFGHALGCERGFPAAFARVTAFRDWVKKHTGV; encoded by the coding sequence ATGCAATCCGTGTCGGTGGCTCTACTGCTGGTGGCTTCGGTCTCCCTCGCCCAGGCCGCGCCCGGGCTACGTGTGGTGAACGGTGAAGCGGCTACGCTCGGCCAGTTCCCGTACCAGGTGCGACTTACCTTGAACGTTGGCAACGGTCAGCGTGCGCTGTGCGGTGGTTCGCTGCTGAACGAAGAGTGGGTCCTGACGGCGGGCCACTGCGTACAGCTGGCCAAATCGGTGGAAGTTCATCTCGGCACGGTTGAGTTCGACGGTGGGCTGGTGCTGGAGTCGACCGAGTTCTTCAAGCACGAGAAATACAACCCCCTGTTTGTGGCGAACGATGTGGCGCTGGTGAAGCTTCCGCAGAAGGTTGAGTTCAACGAGAATGTGCAGCCCGTCCGGCTGCCGACTGGAAACGATGACTTTGCCGGGGAATCGGTCGTGGTTAGCGGCTGGGGTCTGATGGAAACCGGTGGACCGGTGTCGCAGGACCTGCAGTACGCCACGCTGAAGGTCATCACGAATGCCGAGTGCCAGAAAACGTTCAGCCCGCTGGTGGTGCGCAAGACGACCCTGTGTGCGCGCGGCGATGAGAAGGAATCGCCCTGCAACGGTGACTCCGGTGGTCCGCTGGTGCTGGCCGAAGACAAGACGCTGGTCGGTGTGGTTAGCTTCGGCCATGCCTTGGGCTGCGAGCGTGGTTTCCCGGCTGCATTCGCCCGCGTTACCGCTTTCAGAGATTGGGTGAAGAAGCATACCGGTGTGTAG